From the unidentified bacterial endosymbiont genome, one window contains:
- the entD gene encoding enterobactin synthase subunit EntD — translation MHTTHSTFSLAGHTVHRIIFDPTTFTDADLLWLPHYPQLARAGRKRKAEHLAGRIAAAYALNEPTVPGIGPSGEPLWPQGISGSITHSGTQAMAVVTREKHALIGIDCETCLSDSEAREVKEGIIDAQEARVLSRQGCPFALALTLAFSAKESLFKALFPQVNTFMGFDSARIIMLKEETLTLALSRPLAGFDEHTLFTLHWKRDTERVITLL, via the coding sequence ATGCACACCACCCACAGCACATTTTCTCTCGCTGGCCACACCGTCCATCGCATCATCTTCGACCCCACGACCTTCACCGACGCCGATCTCCTCTGGCTTCCCCATTACCCACAGTTGGCTCGCGCCGGCCGCAAGCGTAAAGCGGAGCACCTTGCCGGGCGCATCGCCGCCGCATATGCCCTGAATGAACCTACGGTTCCCGGCATTGGCCCGAGCGGCGAGCCTCTCTGGCCTCAGGGCATATCAGGCAGCATTACCCACAGCGGCACGCAGGCCATGGCGGTTGTCACTCGTGAAAAACACGCGCTTATCGGCATCGATTGCGAAACCTGCCTCTCCGACAGTGAAGCCAGAGAAGTCAAAGAGGGCATTATTGATGCGCAGGAAGCGCGCGTGCTGTCACGCCAGGGCTGCCCATTCGCCCTCGCCCTGACGCTGGCCTTCAGCGCCAAAGAGAGCCTGTTTAAGGCCCTCTTCCCGCAGGTAAACACATTTATGGGATTTGACAGCGCACGTATCATCATGCTCAAAGAGGAGACCCTGACGCTGGCGCTGAGCCGCCCGCTGGCAGGGTTTGACGAGCACACGCTCTTCACGCTTCACTGGAAACGCGACACTGAACGGGTGATCACATTGCTGTAA
- a CDS encoding manganese/iron ABC transporter ATP-binding protein → MQKGIVVTDVTVTYRNGHTALRNASFSVPGGSIAALVGVNGSGKSTLFKAVMGFVRAASGNITILGMPPVRALRQNLVAYVPQSEEVDWSFPVLVEDVVMMGRYGHMGFLRRPKENDRRIVTDALKRVDMLELRHRQIGELSGGQKKRIFLARAIAQQGEVILLDEPFTGVDVKTEARIISLLGELRDEGKTMLVSTHNLGSVTAFCDYTVMVKGTVLASGPTDTTFTAENLERAFSGVLRHVVLSGSEERIITDDERPFVTHRREA, encoded by the coding sequence ATGCAAAAGGGGATTGTCGTCACCGACGTCACGGTAACCTATCGCAACGGCCACACGGCGCTACGCAATGCCTCGTTCAGCGTGCCTGGAGGATCCATTGCTGCGCTGGTGGGCGTAAACGGTTCCGGTAAGTCCACCCTGTTTAAGGCGGTGATGGGCTTTGTGCGGGCGGCGAGTGGCAACATCACGATCCTCGGCATGCCCCCCGTGCGCGCGCTGCGTCAGAATCTGGTCGCCTACGTGCCGCAGTCGGAAGAGGTCGACTGGTCGTTTCCGGTGCTGGTTGAGGACGTGGTAATGATGGGGCGCTACGGGCACATGGGGTTTCTGCGTCGGCCCAAAGAGAACGATCGCCGGATCGTCACCGACGCGCTCAAGCGTGTAGATATGCTTGAGCTGCGCCATCGTCAGATTGGCGAGCTTTCAGGCGGGCAGAAGAAACGCATCTTCCTGGCGCGGGCGATTGCCCAGCAGGGTGAGGTGATCCTGCTTGACGAGCCGTTTACCGGCGTGGACGTAAAAACCGAAGCCAGGATCATCAGCCTGCTGGGGGAACTGCGCGACGAGGGTAAAACCATGCTGGTGTCAACCCACAACTTAGGCTCGGTAACGGCGTTTTGCGATTACACGGTAATGGTCAAAGGCACCGTGCTGGCGAGCGGCCCAACGGACACCACTTTTACCGCCGAGAACCTGGAGCGCGCCTTCAGCGGTGTACTGCGCCACGTGGTGCTCAGTGGCTCTGAAGAGCGCATTATTACTGACGACGAGCGGCCCTTCGTCACCCACCGCAGGGAGGCATAA
- the sitD gene encoding iron/manganese ABC transporter permease subunit SitD, with translation MMTLLLEPFQFAFMNNALLISLLVAVPCALLSVFLVLKGWALMGDAMSHAVFPGIVLAWMMGLPLALGAFVAGVFCAVASGYLKDNSRIKQDTVMGIVFSGMFAAGLILYIAVKPEVHLDHILFGDMLGINGMDIVQSGLVAGLITLVIAVKWRDFLLFCFDYQQAQASGLRTRWLHYGLLCMVSLTIVATLKAVGIILSISLLIAPGAIAVLLTRRFHMALLAAVAVSMLVCVSGVYLSFYLDSAPAPTIVVLFALVFIVTFVTTSVKARRRENITAM, from the coding sequence ATGATGACGCTGCTTCTTGAACCTTTCCAGTTTGCGTTTATGAACAACGCGCTGCTGATTTCCCTCCTGGTGGCCGTGCCTTGCGCGCTGCTCTCTGTGTTTCTGGTGCTCAAAGGCTGGGCGCTGATGGGCGATGCCATGAGCCATGCGGTGTTTCCCGGTATCGTGCTGGCCTGGATGATGGGGCTGCCGCTGGCGTTGGGGGCCTTTGTCGCCGGGGTATTTTGCGCGGTCGCCAGCGGCTATCTGAAGGACAACAGCCGCATCAAGCAGGATACCGTGATGGGGATCGTCTTTTCCGGCATGTTCGCCGCCGGGCTGATCCTCTACATTGCCGTCAAGCCTGAAGTCCATCTCGACCATATTTTGTTTGGTGATATGCTGGGCATAAACGGCATGGATATCGTGCAAAGCGGTCTGGTTGCGGGGCTGATTACGCTGGTGATTGCCGTGAAATGGCGTGATTTTCTGCTGTTCTGCTTCGACTACCAGCAGGCGCAGGCGAGCGGTTTACGCACCCGCTGGCTTCATTACGGGCTGCTGTGCATGGTTTCGCTCACCATCGTCGCCACGCTGAAAGCGGTGGGGATTATTCTCTCGATCTCGCTGCTGATTGCACCCGGCGCGATCGCCGTGCTGTTGACCCGACGTTTCCACATGGCGCTGCTGGCGGCGGTGGCGGTCTCGATGCTGGTCTGCGTCAGTGGCGTCTATCTGTCGTTTTATCTCGACAGCGCGCCCGCACCGACCATTGTGGTGCTGTTCGCGCTGGTTTTCATCGTTACCTTCGTGACGACCAGCGTAAAGGCCCGGCGACGGGAGAACATTACAGCAATGTGA
- the sitC gene encoding iron/manganese ABC transporter permease subunit SitC, with protein MNALLEPFSYEYMRNAMWVSAMVGGLCAFLSCYLMLKGWSLIGDALSHSIVPGVAGAYMLGLPFSLGAFLSGGLAAGSMLFLNQRSRLKEDAIIGLIFSSFFGLGLFMVSLNPTSVNIQTIVLGNILAIAPEDILQLTIIGVVSIIVLLFKWKDLMVTFFDENHARAIGLRPGRLKILFFTLLSVSTVAALQTVGAFLVICLVVTPGATAWLLTDRFPRLLMIAVAIGSITSFLGAWASYYLDGATGGIIVVAQTLLFLLAFVFAPKHGLLASRRRARHAQEMPE; from the coding sequence ATGAACGCGCTTCTCGAACCCTTCAGCTATGAATACATGCGCAACGCGATGTGGGTCTCGGCGATGGTGGGCGGCCTGTGCGCGTTTCTGTCGTGCTACCTGATGCTTAAAGGCTGGTCGCTGATTGGCGATGCGCTCTCGCACTCTATCGTGCCGGGCGTGGCGGGGGCCTACATGCTCGGGCTGCCGTTCTCGCTGGGGGCGTTCTTATCGGGCGGGCTGGCGGCGGGCAGCATGCTGTTTCTCAACCAGCGCAGTCGCCTGAAGGAAGACGCCATTATCGGGCTGATTTTCTCCTCCTTTTTCGGCCTCGGGCTATTTATGGTGTCGCTCAATCCAACCTCGGTAAATATCCAGACCATCGTGCTCGGCAATATTCTGGCTATTGCGCCGGAAGATATCCTCCAGTTGACGATTATCGGCGTGGTGTCAATCATCGTGCTGCTGTTCAAATGGAAAGATCTGATGGTGACCTTTTTCGATGAGAACCATGCCCGCGCCATCGGTCTGCGCCCCGGGCGTCTGAAAATACTGTTCTTCACGCTGCTGTCGGTCTCCACGGTGGCGGCGCTACAGACCGTCGGCGCATTTCTGGTGATCTGTCTGGTGGTGACGCCCGGCGCGACCGCGTGGCTGCTCACCGACCGCTTCCCGCGCCTGCTGATGATTGCGGTGGCGATTGGCAGTATCACCAGCTTCCTCGGCGCGTGGGCGAGCTATTATCTTGACGGCGCAACCGGCGGCATTATCGTGGTCGCCCAGACGCTGCTGTTCCTGCTGGCGTTTGTCTTTGCGCCGAAGCACGGCCTGTTGGCCAGCCGTCGTCGGGCGCGTCACGCACAGGAGATGCCTGAATGA
- a CDS encoding metal ABC transporter substrate-binding protein, whose protein sequence is MHPLQGLKRLLLGALFMAVTTTGVQADEKFQVITTFTVIADMAKNVAGDAAEVTSITKPDAEIHEYQPTPGDIKRAQKAQLILANGMNLELWFKRFYQHLNGVPEVIVTKGITPMGITEGPYNGKPNPHAWMSPDNALIYVDNIRDALVKYDPANAQTYQRNAEVYKQKITATLEPLRMQVAEIPEDKRWIVTSEGAFSYLARDLGMKELYLWPINADQQGTPQQVRKVIDLVKKHQIPAVFSESTVSDKPARQVARETGTHYGGVLYVDSLSAENGPVPTYIDLLNVTTRTLVQGIRDGMKE, encoded by the coding sequence ATGCACCCACTACAAGGATTGAAGCGTTTGTTGCTCGGCGCGCTGTTTATGGCCGTTACCACAACGGGCGTGCAGGCGGATGAAAAATTTCAGGTTATCACCACCTTTACCGTGATCGCTGATATGGCAAAAAACGTGGCGGGCGATGCCGCAGAAGTCACCTCCATTACCAAACCGGATGCAGAAATTCACGAGTACCAGCCAACGCCGGGCGATATTAAACGCGCGCAGAAGGCGCAGCTGATTCTGGCGAACGGCATGAATCTGGAGCTATGGTTTAAGCGCTTTTATCAGCATCTGAACGGCGTGCCGGAAGTGATTGTCACCAAAGGCATTACCCCAATGGGGATCACCGAAGGACCCTATAACGGCAAACCCAATCCGCATGCGTGGATGTCCCCGGACAACGCCCTCATTTACGTCGATAACATTCGCGATGCGCTGGTGAAGTATGACCCGGCCAATGCGCAGACCTACCAGCGCAACGCCGAAGTCTACAAGCAGAAAATTACCGCAACACTCGAACCACTGCGCATGCAGGTCGCGGAGATCCCTGAAGATAAGCGCTGGATAGTGACAAGCGAAGGCGCGTTCTCCTATCTGGCGCGGGACTTGGGGATGAAGGAACTCTATCTGTGGCCGATCAACGCCGATCAGCAGGGCACGCCCCAGCAGGTGCGTAAGGTCATCGACCTGGTGAAAAAACATCAAATCCCGGCCGTATTCAGTGAAAGCACCGTCTCTGATAAACCGGCTCGTCAGGTGGCGCGCGAAACAGGTACACACTACGGCGGCGTGCTGTATGTAGATTCCCTGAGCGCGGAAAACGGCCCGGTGCCGACCTATATCGACCTGCTTAACGTCACCACGCGCACCCTGGTGCAGGGCATTCGCGACGGCATGAAGGAGTAG